The Cucumis melo cultivar AY chromosome 6, USDA_Cmelo_AY_1.0, whole genome shotgun sequence genome includes a region encoding these proteins:
- the LOC127149758 gene encoding uncharacterized protein LOC127149758 has protein sequence MDHRQATFTVIKDLIKNKSSLASSELSTLKDIVHFIRAEHGLSISYQKAWHACEAASDDIRGSPENSYKMLPRFAYILELNNPSCVIEYKVDVDGRFLYFFMALSASISCWQHYRPLISIDGTSLKNKYDGTLLSASTPNANDQIFPLAFCLKRIIGSRNDVVVVFDRHKSICKAIEVVFSNVLHRICLVHLLKKLKLKYKRIVDFVLHSYGKAFNIVDFEHEMRLLESSASGIRKELESISFAKWSRAYSPRRRYNVMTTNIFENLNSTMLKARELSICSMLKVLRIMLQRWFFERRNEVDYQMTDFTKTI, from the exons ATGGATCATAGACAAGCCACATTTACTGTTATCAAGGACCTAATTAAGAACAAAAGTTCTTTAGCTAGTTCTGAATTGTCAACTCTCAAAGATATAGTTCATTTCATTCGTGCTGAACATGGTTTAAGTATATCTTACCAAAAAGCATGGCATGCTTGTGAGGCTGCGTCAGATGATATTCGCGGATCTCCTGAGAACTCCTACAAGATGTTACCCAGATTTGCATACATATTAGAACTCAACAACCCAA gTTGTGTTATTGAATACAAAGTTGATGTCGATGGTAGATTTCTTTACTTCTTCATGGCATTATCTGCTTCCATTTCTTGTTGGCAACATTATCGTCCACTCATTTCTATTGATGGAACTAGTCTGAAGAATAAGTACGATGGTACTTTGTTATCTGCTTCAACACCTAATGCCAATGATCAGATCTTTCCACTAGCTTTTTGT TTGAAGAGAATTATAGGTAGCCGGAATGATGTTGTCGTAGTATTTGATAGGCATAAAAGTATATGCAAAGCTATAGAGGTAGTATTTTCCAACGTTTTACATCGCATCTGCCTTGTTCATTTACTTAAGAAGCTCAAGTTGAAGTATAAGAGAATAGTGGATTTCGTCCTTCATTCATATGGGAAGGCCTTTAATATTGTAGATTTTGAACATGAAATGCGTTTGTTGGAATCTTCTGCCTCTGGTATACGTAAGGAGCTTGAATCCATTTCTTTTGCTAAGTGGTCTCGTGCCTACTCACCACGTAGAAGATATAATGTCATGACCACTAATATATTCGAGAATTTGAATTCTACTATGTTGAAGGCTAGGGAGTTATCAATATGTTCAATGCTTAAGGTTTTGCGAATAATGTTGCAAAGATGGTTTTTTGAACGAAGAAATGAAGTTGATTATCAAATGACTGATTTTACGAAAACTATTTAA